One Mya arenaria isolate MELC-2E11 chromosome 5, ASM2691426v1 genomic window carries:
- the LOC128233382 gene encoding homeobox protein DLX-6-like encodes MLNIGGVPEGMDPEMAHQHQKSAFMEMQNQGMGPGMGHPAYPNRGLYQGHPHAGQYDAGLVTSQSSRGITGYPFPMNSMSMSPTSAYNHGAPGHPFSMPSYHQSTTPPREDKPNMEDLRMTKGKKMRKPRTIYSSLQLQQLNRRFQRTQYLALPERAELAASLGLTQTQVKIWFQNRRSKYKKIMKQSPGSTPSQMSGGNPGSVTPQPQQGQGSPPPPSSAQHPGEGIPTSQHGQHQQAAPLSNNNSVPNGHHHGMMPPQSSSVSPQPEMKWSDINNMNSSSASNAYMSGMPMSAMAPHHYSWYSNPHQQSLLT; translated from the exons ATGTTGAACATTGGTGGTGTACCGGAAGGCATGGACCCGGAAATGGCTCACCAGCATCAGAAGTCCGCCTTCATGGAGATGCAGAACCAAGGAATGGGTCCGGGCATGGGGCACCCCGCTTACCCTAACAGGGGTCTCTATCAGGGCCACCCACACGCGGGGCAGTATGACGCAGGTCTGGTGACGTCACAATCGTCAAGAGGCATCACCGGGTATCCGTTCCCCATGAATTCTATGTCGATGTCTCCAACGTCCGCGTACAACCACGGCGCGCCCGGTCACCCTTTTTCCATGCCGTCATACCATCAGTCAACGACTCCGCCCAGAGAAG acAAACCGAACATGGAGGATCTCCGAATGACGAAGGGCAAGAAGATGCGGAAACCGCGCACGATTTACTCGAGCCTACAGCTCCAGCAGCTCAACCGGAGGTTCCAGCGGACACAGTACTTGGCACTTCCGGAGCGCGCGGAGCTTGCCGCCTCTCTCGGGCTCACTCAGACGCAG GTGAAAATCTGGTTCCAAAACAGACGCTCAAAATACAAGAAGATAATGAAGCAGAGCCCAGGGAGCACGCCAAGTCAGATGAGTGGGGGTAACCCGGGGTCCGTAACGCCACAACCCCAGCAGGGCCAGGGCTCCCCACCACCCCCATCCTCCGCTCAGCACCCAGGGGAAGGGATCCCGACGTCACAACACGGACAACATCAGCAGGCGGCACCActcagcaacaacaacagtgttCCGAATGGCCACCACCACGGCATGATGCCACCACAATCCTCAAGCGTCAGTCCACAACCGGAAATGAAGTGGTCAGATATAAACAATATGAACTCTTCGTCAGCGAGTAACGCCTATATGTCCGGTATGCCAATGTCAGCCATGGCACCGCACCATTATTCCTGGTATTCAAATCCACACCAACAGTCGCTCCTTACATAA